The uncultured Ilyobacter sp. genome has a segment encoding these proteins:
- a CDS encoding C25 family cysteine peptidase has product MADLGKHSHCGGDRTASIRALAIGFALTALLATTALAGNTKPAVNVNVEEDTADYTLLSYRISDVQLTPIDIDGAAYDIVQIEKEAPLMIAGAPDLPQVSRSIIIGDDAAVAVEVLASEYYDIPDVDIAPSRGSFSRTIDPATVPYEFGPAYDVDAFYPNDLAELSEPYILRDVRGVVVHIRPVQYNAVTRTLRVYTDLTVRVLNTEDEPVNPLVPRQAERALSLAFNQVYRHQFLNYSDPERYSPLDEQGEMLVICYDSWMSNMQPFVEHKNDIGITCSMVGVSTIGNSSTAIKSYIQNEYNTSDLAFVLLVGDSTQIATPYASGGSSDPTYSTLAGSDSYPDIFVGRFSAENSSQVDTQVERTIEYETMPATEQAWFKKGVGIGSSEGAGIGDDGESDTQHIGNIRTDLLNYDYTSVDGFYGSVSASQVSTAINAGRGIINYCGHGSTYSWSTSGFSTSNVNALTNDNMLPFIVSVACVNGQFAGYTCFAEAWLRATHNGEPTGAIGIYASSVNQDWAPPMAAQDETVDLLVDEAYFSFGALCFAGSCQMMDEYGSSGVATFNTWHIFGDPSVRVFGVAEPPTGMKVTGDNFASSGDRGGPFSPESFVYELENKNETPIDFEVTADVAWLDIDTPSGTLPALGTAQVTVTLNDDAYTLLHGVHEGAISFVNATDHDGDEDVAAAIDVDDMDVRISFPLDSNPGWTKEGDWGFGTPMGGGSRNGDPAAAYSGTMVYGYNLTGDYAANMDPVYLTTAAFDCSNLGLVELRFQRWLGVERYDTASIQASSNGVDWTTIWTNPTGGNITDYAWTEVAYDISAVADGQSTVYVRWGMGPTDSSNNYPGWNLDDVEIWGVLTEAPVLGDLDGDGDVDLSDLQILLGYYGTIGGVSEQQGDLNGDNQVDLADLQLLLGNYGYGG; this is encoded by the coding sequence GTGGCAGATCTCGGAAAGCATTCTCATTGTGGTGGGGATCGTACAGCTTCGATCCGGGCCTTGGCGATCGGGTTCGCGCTTACGGCGCTGCTCGCAACGACGGCCCTGGCCGGCAACACGAAACCCGCCGTCAATGTGAACGTTGAAGAGGACACGGCGGACTACACGCTGCTCTCCTACCGAATCTCGGACGTTCAGCTCACCCCGATCGACATCGACGGCGCGGCATACGACATTGTTCAGATTGAGAAAGAAGCACCGCTGATGATCGCCGGCGCGCCTGACCTGCCGCAGGTCTCACGCAGCATCATCATTGGTGATGACGCCGCGGTCGCTGTCGAAGTGCTCGCGTCTGAGTACTACGACATTCCCGATGTGGATATCGCTCCGTCGCGCGGCAGCTTCTCGCGTACGATTGATCCGGCGACCGTGCCATATGAGTTCGGTCCCGCGTACGACGTCGATGCGTTCTATCCGAACGATCTGGCCGAGCTGAGCGAGCCGTACATCCTGCGCGACGTTCGCGGCGTGGTCGTGCATATCCGCCCGGTGCAGTACAACGCGGTCACCCGTACGCTGCGTGTTTACACCGACCTCACCGTGCGCGTCCTCAACACCGAAGATGAGCCGGTCAATCCGCTGGTTCCCCGACAGGCCGAGCGTGCTTTGAGCCTCGCGTTTAACCAGGTGTATCGGCACCAGTTCCTCAACTACTCCGATCCCGAACGTTACTCGCCGCTGGATGAACAGGGCGAAATGCTGGTCATCTGTTATGACTCGTGGATGAGCAATATGCAGCCGTTCGTCGAGCACAAGAACGACATCGGCATTACCTGCTCGATGGTCGGCGTTTCGACGATCGGTAACAGCTCGACCGCGATTAAGAGCTACATCCAAAACGAGTACAACACGAGTGATCTGGCCTTTGTGCTGCTCGTCGGCGATTCCACGCAGATTGCTACGCCGTATGCTTCCGGCGGCTCTTCGGACCCGACGTACTCGACGCTGGCCGGTTCGGACAGCTATCCGGACATCTTCGTCGGTCGTTTCTCGGCCGAGAACTCGTCGCAGGTCGATACGCAGGTTGAGCGCACGATTGAATACGAGACCATGCCCGCCACCGAGCAGGCCTGGTTCAAGAAGGGCGTCGGCATTGGTTCGAGCGAAGGCGCGGGCATCGGCGACGATGGCGAATCCGATACGCAGCACATCGGCAACATCCGCACCGACCTGCTCAACTATGACTACACCAGCGTTGACGGGTTTTATGGCAGCGTCAGCGCCAGCCAGGTCTCGACGGCGATCAACGCCGGCCGCGGAATCATCAACTACTGCGGCCACGGCAGCACATACTCCTGGAGCACGAGTGGTTTCTCGACGAGCAACGTCAATGCCCTGACCAACGACAACATGCTACCGTTCATCGTCAGCGTGGCGTGCGTGAACGGTCAGTTTGCCGGTTATACCTGCTTTGCTGAAGCATGGTTGCGAGCCACGCACAACGGCGAGCCGACCGGCGCCATCGGCATCTATGCTTCCTCGGTCAACCAGGACTGGGCCCCGCCGATGGCCGCCCAGGACGAGACCGTCGATCTGCTCGTAGACGAAGCGTACTTCAGCTTCGGTGCGCTGTGCTTTGCCGGCTCGTGCCAGATGATGGACGAGTACGGCAGCAGCGGCGTGGCGACGTTCAACACCTGGCACATCTTCGGCGACCCGTCGGTACGCGTCTTCGGCGTTGCCGAGCCGCCCACCGGCATGAAGGTCACCGGCGACAACTTCGCCAGCAGTGGCGATCGCGGCGGCCCGTTCTCGCCCGAGAGCTTCGTTTACGAACTCGAAAACAAGAACGAGACGCCGATCGACTTTGAAGTCACGGCGGACGTCGCCTGGCTCGATATCGACACGCCGAGCGGCACGCTGCCGGCGCTGGGCACCGCCCAGGTTACCGTCACGCTGAACGACGATGCCTACACGCTGCTGCATGGCGTGCATGAAGGTGCGATCTCGTTCGTGAACGCCACGGATCACGATGGTGACGAGGATGTCGCCGCCGCGATCGACGTGGATGACATGGACGTTCGCATCAGCTTCCCGCTGGACAGCAATCCTGGCTGGACGAAGGAAGGTGATTGGGGCTTTGGAACGCCGATGGGTGGCGGCTCGCGCAACGGCGATCCGGCCGCAGCGTATAGCGGCACGATGGTCTACGGGTACAACCTCACCGGCGACTACGCGGCGAATATGGACCCGGTCTACCTGACTACCGCGGCGTTCGATTGCAGCAATCTCGGCCTGGTCGAGTTGCGGTTCCAGCGTTGGCTCGGCGTCGAGCGCTATGACACCGCCAGCATCCAGGCCTCAAGCAACGGCGTCGATTGGACCACGATCTGGACCAATCCGACCGGCGGCAACATTACCGACTACGCCTGGACGGAAGTTGCTTACGACATCTCGGCGGTCGCCGACGGCCAGTCCACCGTCTACGTGCGGTGGGGCATGGGCCCGACCGACAGCAGCAACAACTACCCCGGCTGGAACCTCGACGACGTGGAGATCTGGGGCGTGCTGACCGAGGCACCGGTCCTGGGCGATCTCGACGGCGATGGCGACGTTGATCTGAGCGATCTCCAGATCCTGCTCGGCTACTACGGAACCATCGGCGGCGTCAGCGAGCAGCAGGGCGATCTTAACGGCGACAATCAGGTCGACCTAGCCGATCTCCAACTCCTGCTGGGCAACTACGGTTACGGCGGGTAA
- a CDS encoding von Willebrand factor type A domain-containing protein: MKFDPNDARLTAYVLNELDADEKAAVEKLLADSPEARAAVEEIRATVDVLSKELGAEPVGTLSDSQRETITSAKSRGGLRLRTWLVASAVAASLLIIAVNVMTPRLSRARELAEPSAPHIGPGAGIADLDAYGKAKGETKAVDEEGLNQLAALGYVGGADYPLEETVFDSRHAGGVLYCVQPAGSASGLNANYFSEADGDGLQDMFYGGGGECETLSGRMNTEAYDQVIHNAFLRVTDQPLSTFSIDVDTASYANVRRYLNSNHLPPPGAVRVEEFINYFTYDYAEPDTADAVAPDDETFSVTVDVADCPWTPAHRLMRVGLKGLEIEPEERPACNLVFLLDVSGSMQDDKKLPLVKHAMNVLIDQLGENDRVAIAVYAGASGLVLPSTTGNNAETIRHALASLRAGGSTNGGEGIELAYAIAEENFIEGGVNRVILATDGDFNVGVTNQGDLVKLIEQKAAGGVFLSVLGFGMGNYKDSTLEKLADQGNGNYAYIDTTAEAEKVFGEQLAGTLVTIAKDVKIQIEFNPLAVGAYRLIGYENRILAAEDFNDDTKDAGEIGAGHTVTALYELVPAGADEEIPASDGESPLPAIDPLKYQTAATPSAAADSGEMATIKLRYKQPDADTSELFEVPVVDTDRALADTSEDFRFAASVASFGMLLRHSPHAGNWTYDAVLELAEPTIGEDVHGYRAEFLSLVEKARNLTAE; encoded by the coding sequence ATGAAATTCGACCCCAATGATGCAAGACTCACGGCGTATGTATTGAACGAACTCGACGCCGACGAAAAAGCGGCCGTCGAAAAACTGCTGGCTGACTCGCCCGAAGCCCGAGCAGCGGTCGAAGAGATCCGCGCGACGGTGGATGTGCTGAGTAAGGAACTCGGCGCAGAGCCGGTAGGGACGTTGAGCGATTCACAGCGTGAGACGATTACGTCGGCAAAGTCACGCGGCGGGCTGAGATTGCGCACATGGCTGGTGGCATCGGCCGTTGCGGCATCGCTTCTGATCATCGCCGTGAACGTGATGACGCCGAGACTCAGTCGGGCGAGGGAGCTCGCGGAACCATCTGCTCCACACATCGGACCTGGCGCTGGTATAGCCGACCTGGATGCATACGGCAAGGCGAAGGGTGAGACCAAGGCGGTGGATGAGGAAGGCCTGAACCAACTGGCGGCACTCGGGTACGTCGGTGGTGCAGATTATCCGCTGGAAGAAACCGTGTTCGATTCGCGTCACGCCGGTGGGGTTTTGTACTGCGTGCAGCCGGCCGGTAGCGCCAGCGGCCTCAATGCGAACTACTTCTCAGAAGCGGACGGCGATGGATTGCAGGACATGTTCTATGGAGGGGGGGGCGAATGCGAAACGCTTTCCGGTCGCATGAACACCGAAGCCTACGACCAGGTCATCCACAACGCGTTCCTCCGCGTCACCGACCAGCCGCTGTCCACGTTTTCGATCGATGTCGATACCGCGTCGTACGCAAACGTTCGGCGGTATCTCAACTCGAACCACTTGCCGCCGCCGGGGGCGGTGCGGGTTGAGGAGTTCATCAACTACTTCACGTACGACTACGCCGAGCCGGACACGGCGGACGCGGTCGCGCCCGACGATGAGACGTTCTCCGTCACGGTCGATGTGGCCGATTGCCCGTGGACGCCGGCGCATCGGCTGATGCGCGTCGGCCTCAAAGGCCTCGAAATCGAACCGGAAGAGCGGCCCGCGTGCAATCTCGTTTTCCTGCTCGACGTGTCCGGCTCGATGCAGGACGATAAGAAGCTGCCGCTGGTCAAGCATGCGATGAACGTGCTGATCGATCAGCTTGGCGAGAACGATCGCGTCGCGATTGCGGTCTATGCCGGCGCGTCCGGCCTCGTGTTGCCATCCACGACCGGCAACAACGCCGAGACAATTCGCCACGCGCTGGCGTCGCTCCGTGCCGGCGGTTCGACCAACGGCGGCGAAGGCATCGAACTGGCGTACGCGATCGCCGAAGAGAACTTCATCGAAGGCGGCGTGAACCGCGTCATCCTCGCGACCGACGGCGACTTTAACGTCGGCGTCACGAATCAGGGCGACTTGGTCAAGCTGATCGAGCAGAAGGCTGCCGGCGGCGTGTTCCTCAGCGTGCTCGGCTTCGGCATGGGCAACTACAAGGACTCGACGCTGGAGAAGCTGGCCGACCAGGGCAACGGCAACTACGCCTATATCGACACCACTGCGGAGGCCGAGAAAGTCTTCGGCGAGCAGCTTGCCGGCACGCTCGTGACGATAGCCAAAGACGTGAAGATCCAGATTGAATTCAACCCGCTGGCGGTCGGGGCGTATCGACTGATCGGCTACGAGAATCGCATCCTCGCGGCGGAGGATTTCAACGACGACACGAAGGACGCCGGTGAAATCGGCGCCGGCCACACGGTGACCGCGCTGTATGAACTGGTGCCCGCCGGCGCGGACGAGGAAATCCCCGCATCCGACGGCGAGTCACCTCTGCCCGCGATCGATCCGCTGAAGTACCAGACTGCGGCAACCCCCTCCGCCGCGGCGGACAGCGGCGAGATGGCGACGATCAAGCTGCGCTACAAGCAGCCCGACGCCGACACGAGCGAGTTGTTTGAGGTGCCGGTCGTTGATACGGACCGCGCCCTGGCGGACACGTCCGAGGACTTCCGTTTCGCCGCCTCGGTCGCATCGTTCGGGATGCTGCTGCGGCACTCGCCGCACGCCGGCAACTGGACCTACGACGCAGTCCTCGAACTCGCCGAGCCAACGATCGGAGAAGACGTGCATGGCTACCGCGCCGAGTTCCTCAGCCTGGTGGAAAAGGCCCGCAACCTGACCGCTGAGTGA
- the mutM gene encoding DNA-formamidopyrimidine glycosylase — translation MPELPEVETVVRAFGPPLVGRTIVRYVSRWAKQASPSTAAVRRGVEDRRIARVWRRGKFIVFDLAETEGENRSVISPRTAGPEKPNRSTTSPCATALEQCDVPNQPRSREEIRGTVGHMLIHLRMSGRFEWADSPERPPRHVRAYFELDDGRRLLFCDSRKFGRIVYTDDLASAVGELGIEPLGPEFSAQRFAKMLRARRRLLKPLLLDQSVVAGIGNIYADESLFEAGLHPLTRSDDLRDEQIRRLWRSIRAVLRKAIRKNGTTIDWIYLGGNMQQHLNVYGRTGEPCRVCKTPIEALRVGQRGTHICPACQPLRGRA, via the coding sequence ATGCCGGAATTGCCTGAGGTTGAGACTGTTGTCCGCGCGTTTGGCCCGCCGTTGGTGGGACGGACCATCGTGCGCTACGTCTCTCGCTGGGCGAAGCAGGCGTCGCCGAGTACCGCTGCGGTCCGTCGCGGCGTGGAAGATCGGCGGATTGCACGCGTCTGGCGAAGGGGGAAGTTCATTGTTTTTGATCTAGCGGAAACGGAAGGCGAGAACCGATCCGTCATCTCGCCGCGCACGGCCGGCCCCGAAAAGCCCAATCGATCGACCACGTCGCCGTGTGCCACTGCTCTTGAGCAGTGCGATGTGCCGAACCAGCCGCGATCGCGCGAAGAAATCCGCGGGACGGTCGGGCACATGTTGATTCACCTCCGCATGAGCGGACGATTCGAATGGGCGGACTCGCCCGAGCGGCCGCCGCGGCATGTGCGGGCATATTTCGAGCTCGACGACGGTCGGCGATTGCTCTTCTGCGATTCGCGGAAGTTCGGGCGCATTGTCTACACGGACGATCTTGCGAGTGCGGTCGGCGAGTTGGGTATCGAGCCGCTCGGCCCTGAGTTCTCCGCGCAGCGATTCGCGAAGATGCTGCGTGCTCGCCGGCGGTTGCTCAAGCCGTTACTCTTGGATCAGTCGGTCGTCGCTGGGATCGGCAACATCTATGCCGACGAGTCGTTGTTTGAGGCCGGGTTGCATCCGTTGACGCGTAGCGACGACCTGCGTGACGAGCAGATCCGCCGACTGTGGCGGTCGATTCGCGCGGTTCTGCGAAAAGCGATTCGGAAGAACGGGACGACGATCGATTGGATTTATCTCGGCGGCAACATGCAGCAACACCTGAACGTTTACGGGCGTACGGGCGAGCCGTGCCGCGTGTGCAAAACGCCGATCGAGGCATTGCGCGTCGGGCAGCGCGGAACGCACATCTGTCCGGCGTGCCAGCCGTTACGAGGGAGGGCGTGA
- a CDS encoding sigma-70 family RNA polymerase sigma factor has product MTRDGQSARGHWLRAALEQYERPLLAYAARLVNSTDLARDVVQDTFIRLCAADRRQVGDHLGPWLFRVCRNRALDLRRKEKRMRRLNDPATAAGAGYQPPPGVALESRESTTQALQLVAALPERQQEAVRLRFQGGLSYKEIAEVLGISVTNVGVTLHTAIKTIREQMGLRPSADGESSPASGRIEQ; this is encoded by the coding sequence ATGACACGCGACGGACAATCGGCCCGAGGACACTGGTTACGAGCGGCGCTCGAGCAGTATGAGCGCCCGCTCCTGGCCTACGCCGCCCGGCTGGTCAACAGCACCGACCTGGCCCGCGACGTGGTTCAGGACACCTTCATCCGCCTTTGTGCCGCCGACCGCAGACAGGTCGGCGACCATCTGGGGCCCTGGCTGTTTCGCGTGTGCCGCAACCGGGCGTTGGACCTTCGCCGAAAGGAGAAGCGCATGAGACGCCTGAACGACCCCGCGACCGCCGCCGGCGCTGGCTACCAACCGCCGCCGGGAGTCGCACTCGAAAGCCGGGAATCCACGACGCAGGCCCTGCAACTCGTCGCGGCATTACCGGAACGACAACAGGAAGCGGTGCGGCTGCGGTTCCAAGGGGGACTCAGCTACAAGGAAATCGCCGAAGTGCTCGGCATCAGCGTCACCAACGTTGGCGTCACGCTGCACACGGCGATCAAAACGATTCGCGAGCAAATGGGGCTGCGGCCATCCGCCGACGGGGAGAGCAGCCCCGCTTCCGGGAGGATCGAACAATGA
- a CDS encoding FliM/FliN family flagellar motor switch protein: MIVDENELDSMKNEADQPAEAADSESAVATEAPPPEPTSTLPPQAARSPELERILRLKVPVIVQLARRRVSVSMARKLSMGMIIEFDKEADKPLELLINNQLVGWGETVKVGEHFGLRIDQIADRAARIRSLGG, translated from the coding sequence ATGATTGTTGACGAAAACGAACTGGACTCAATGAAGAACGAAGCGGATCAGCCGGCCGAGGCGGCGGATTCGGAATCGGCGGTTGCCACCGAGGCACCGCCTCCGGAGCCGACGTCCACGTTGCCGCCACAAGCAGCCCGCTCGCCGGAACTGGAGCGCATCCTGCGTCTCAAAGTCCCGGTGATCGTGCAACTCGCACGCCGGCGGGTGAGCGTGTCGATGGCGCGCAAGCTGTCGATGGGCATGATCATTGAGTTCGACAAGGAAGCCGACAAGCCGCTGGAGTTGCTGATCAATAACCAACTCGTTGGGTGGGGCGAGACGGTGAAAGTTGGCGAGCATTTCGGATTGCGCATCGACCAGATTGCCGATCGCGCAGCACGGATTCGCAGCCTGGGCGGGTAG
- the murJ gene encoding murein biosynthesis integral membrane protein MurJ, with protein MPKERPVISSAKSVAICTFVSRITGMLRDMLIVQAFGAGLVLDSFFYAFQIPHLFRRLFGEGALAAAFVPTFTGALETEGRPAAEKLLARTLALLTVTLAVIVVLLEAILVTFWAFSSDNPDRQLMLALTALMLPFMLTICIVALFSSILNCLHSFVPAALIPTVLNVVMIIGVVRVGPLMSSQPEVQVFGLAISVLVAGVIQLLMLLYVLRRMGISLGWSFQPRDEKVRRMIQLMLPVMLGQGVLLLSVFLDTQICAFLAPGVNAFGADFPYPLDVGALSTLTVAQRLYQFPLGVLGVSLAIAAFPTFSRLAAREDWQQWSHEVAGSLRLAVFAGFLTGGVMIVLAEPIVQLLFEYRNFSATDTARSARVLMFYGFGMWAFCAWHIVLRGFYSLGDVRTPVKISCTMVPINLALSLVLIWFEGIREAAFAISTVTTSTLSVLVGLLWLRKRAEHAIVTSRTIRAGIVMLGITLVTAAATYWAHASWYAPLASIVPNQVLLRGIDTFGALALGCVHSSSALPPHSNCPKPACY; from the coding sequence ATGCCGAAGGAGCGGCCTGTCATTTCGTCTGCGAAGTCTGTCGCCATCTGTACGTTTGTCTCACGCATTACCGGCATGCTGCGGGACATGCTCATCGTGCAGGCTTTCGGCGCCGGCCTCGTGCTCGACTCCTTCTTCTACGCCTTCCAGATTCCGCACCTGTTCCGCCGGCTGTTTGGCGAGGGGGCCCTGGCGGCGGCGTTCGTCCCCACGTTCACCGGTGCCCTCGAAACCGAAGGCCGCCCCGCCGCGGAAAAACTGCTCGCCCGCACGCTGGCCCTGCTCACAGTCACGCTCGCCGTGATTGTGGTTCTGCTCGAAGCAATACTGGTTACATTCTGGGCGTTCAGTTCAGACAATCCCGATCGACAGCTCATGCTCGCCCTGACGGCGTTGATGCTGCCCTTCATGCTGACAATCTGCATCGTCGCCCTGTTCTCGAGCATTCTGAATTGCTTGCACAGCTTCGTCCCCGCCGCCCTCATCCCAACCGTTCTCAACGTGGTCATGATCATCGGCGTGGTTCGCGTCGGCCCGCTCATGAGTAGCCAGCCCGAAGTGCAGGTCTTCGGCCTCGCGATCAGCGTCCTCGTCGCCGGCGTCATCCAGTTGCTCATGCTGCTGTATGTCCTCCGGCGGATGGGCATATCTCTGGGCTGGTCGTTTCAGCCGCGCGACGAGAAAGTCCGCCGCATGATTCAACTCATGCTGCCGGTGATGCTCGGCCAGGGCGTGCTGTTGCTCAGCGTGTTCCTGGATACGCAGATCTGTGCGTTTCTGGCGCCGGGCGTAAACGCCTTCGGGGCCGACTTCCCCTACCCGCTCGACGTCGGAGCCCTCTCAACACTCACCGTCGCCCAGCGGCTCTACCAGTTTCCGCTCGGCGTGCTGGGCGTGTCGCTGGCCATCGCGGCGTTTCCGACATTCAGCCGCCTCGCCGCACGCGAGGATTGGCAGCAATGGTCGCACGAAGTCGCCGGCTCGCTCCGGCTGGCGGTTTTTGCCGGCTTTCTCACCGGCGGCGTAATGATCGTCCTCGCCGAGCCGATCGTGCAGCTTCTCTTCGAGTATCGCAACTTCAGCGCGACGGATACGGCCCGGTCGGCACGCGTACTGATGTTCTACGGCTTCGGCATGTGGGCGTTTTGTGCGTGGCACATTGTGCTGCGCGGCTTCTACAGCCTCGGCGATGTAAGAACGCCGGTGAAGATCAGTTGCACGATGGTGCCGATCAATCTGGCGCTGAGCTTGGTCCTGATCTGGTTCGAAGGGATTCGCGAGGCGGCGTTTGCTATCAGCACGGTGACGACCTCGACGCTCTCAGTGTTGGTCGGTTTGTTGTGGCTGCGGAAGCGGGCTGAGCATGCGATCGTAACCTCGCGAACCATTCGCGCCGGTATCGTAATGCTCGGTATCACCTTGGTGACGGCCGCCGCGACGTACTGGGCGCACGCGAGTTGGTACGCGCCATTGGCGAGCATTGTGCCGAATCAGGTGCTGCTGCGCGGCATTGACACGTTTGGTGCGTTGGCGCTCGGCTGCGTGCACTCTTCCTCGGCCTTGCCGCCGCATTCAAACTGCCCGAAGCCCGCATGCTATTGA
- a CDS encoding four helix bundle protein, giving the protein MPFAFEKLIVYQKAVDFADRVLSVTEGFPRGYGFLADQLNRASVSIAANLAEGNGRFTKADRRHFFMIARGSIQECVPLLDLSVRRRLMKSDSHQELRDRLDELGKMISGLINGLDKRET; this is encoded by the coding sequence GTGCCGTTCGCTTTCGAGAAACTCATCGTCTATCAGAAGGCCGTGGACTTCGCTGACCGTGTTCTATCCGTCACTGAGGGCTTCCCGCGCGGCTACGGATTCCTTGCCGACCAGTTGAACCGTGCATCGGTTTCGATCGCCGCCAATCTCGCCGAAGGCAACGGTCGGTTCACGAAGGCAGATCGCAGACACTTCTTCATGATTGCACGCGGCTCGATCCAGGAGTGCGTGCCGCTGCTCGATCTGTCCGTTCGGCGCCGGCTTATGAAGAGCGACTCACACCAAGAACTCCGTGATCGTCTGGACGAACTGGGCAAGATGATCAGCGGGCTCATCAACGGGCTGGATAAGCGTGAGACGTGA
- the asnB gene encoding asparagine synthase (glutamine-hydrolyzing) has product MCGIAGILTLSPDDRVAPDLLHAMAAELQHRGPDDEGVFVDSTGRCGFGFRRLSIIDLQTGQQPISNADETIHVAFNGEIYNFRELRQELQQRGHRFRTQGDAESIVHAYAEWGEHCFEHLDGMFAIAIWDAPRRRLLLARDRFGKKPLNYAIVENRLFFASEVKAILALPGVPRELDAQSLHRYLLFQYVPAPHSIYRGFRKLLPGTYETFDLKPDAAGYEHAAKRYWQVPHPAAVTGNDAPRDEREAIEQLDETLTRAVKKRLVSDVPLGAFLSGGIDSSIVVGIMRKLGVSPLRTFSIGFGDARYDETRYARLIAERFETEHHEYQVTPQATEILDTLAHHYDEPFADSSAIPTYYVSRYTRQSVTVALTGDGGDEAFTGYDRYRAAQLAGGLDWLPQPLRRIIGSTAGILPHSQPKSLSNRAYRFLSCLGQSPARRYLSWIGVFEPGVLAQGYQRDFATQLDADEPLRWMEAFYMAASGPPANRAAYTDLLSYLPYDLLTKVDIASMACSLECRSPFLDHKLVEFSLSLPPALRLGPNGQGKHLLRRWAEGFLPPEVLTRPKMGFGVPVGQWFRAELRDLLRERVLATDGICARVFEPTWLQQLVEAHISGRSNHEHRLWALLMLELWAARWLR; this is encoded by the coding sequence ATGTGTGGAATCGCTGGAATCCTGACTCTCTCGCCTGACGATCGCGTCGCGCCGGATTTGCTGCACGCGATGGCGGCGGAGTTGCAGCATCGCGGGCCGGATGATGAGGGTGTCTTTGTCGATTCCACCGGGCGTTGTGGCTTCGGCTTTCGGCGGCTGTCGATTATCGACCTCCAGACCGGCCAGCAACCGATCAGCAACGCCGACGAGACAATCCACGTCGCGTTCAACGGCGAGATCTACAACTTCCGCGAGCTGCGGCAGGAACTCCAGCAACGCGGCCATCGCTTCCGCACGCAAGGCGACGCCGAGTCGATCGTGCATGCCTACGCCGAGTGGGGCGAACACTGCTTCGAGCACCTCGACGGCATGTTCGCAATCGCAATTTGGGACGCACCGCGCCGCCGGCTGCTTCTCGCCCGCGACCGCTTCGGCAAGAAACCGCTCAACTACGCCATCGTCGAAAACCGCCTGTTTTTCGCGAGCGAAGTCAAGGCCATCCTCGCCCTTCCCGGCGTGCCACGTGAGCTCGACGCACAATCGCTGCATCGCTACCTGCTATTCCAGTACGTCCCCGCACCGCACAGCATCTACCGCGGCTTCCGCAAGCTCCTGCCAGGAACGTATGAGACATTCGACCTGAAACCCGACGCGGCCGGCTATGAACACGCCGCCAAACGCTATTGGCAAGTGCCGCATCCGGCCGCCGTGACCGGCAACGACGCACCGCGCGACGAACGCGAAGCAATCGAGCAACTCGACGAAACGCTGACACGCGCCGTCAAGAAACGCCTCGTCTCCGACGTTCCGCTTGGCGCGTTCCTCTCCGGCGGAATCGATTCCTCGATTGTCGTCGGCATAATGCGCAAACTCGGCGTATCGCCGCTACGAACTTTTTCGATCGGCTTCGGCGACGCGCGCTATGACGAGACGCGTTACGCCCGGCTGATCGCCGAACGGTTCGAGACGGAGCACCACGAGTACCAGGTCACGCCGCAAGCGACCGAGATTCTCGACACACTCGCCCACCATTACGACGAACCGTTCGCCGATTCGTCCGCCATCCCGACGTACTACGTCTCGCGCTACACGCGGCAGAGCGTAACTGTCGCGCTCACCGGCGACGGCGGCGATGAAGCATTCACCGGCTACGATCGTTATCGGGCCGCCCAACTCGCCGGCGGGCTCGACTGGCTCCCGCAGCCGCTTCGGCGAATCATCGGCAGCACCGCCGGCATCCTGCCACACTCGCAACCAAAATCGCTCAGCAACCGGGCGTATCGATTCCTGTCGTGCCTGGGCCAATCGCCGGCTCGGCGTTATCTGTCGTGGATTGGCGTATTTGAGCCCGGAGTGCTCGCGCAGGGCTACCAGCGGGACTTCGCCACCCAACTCGATGCGGACGAACCGTTGCGCTGGATGGAGGCGTTCTACATGGCGGCGAGCGGCCCGCCGGCGAATCGAGCCGCATACACCGACCTGCTTAGTTATCTGCCGTATGACCTGCTGACGAAGGTGGACATTGCCTCGATGGCGTGCAGCCTCGAATGTCGCAGCCCGTTTCTCGATCACAAGCTGGTCGAATTCTCGTTGTCACTGCCGCCGGCGTTGCGCCTTGGTCCGAATGGGCAGGGCAAGCATCTGCTGCGCCGCTGGGCGGAGGGCTTCTTGCCGCCTGAGGTACTGACACGGCCGAAGATGGGCTTCGGCGTGCCGGTCGGGCAGTGGTTCCGCGCAGAACTGCGCGACCTGCTGCGTGAACGTGTATTGGCAACCGACGGCATCTGCGCGCGCGTTTTCGAGCCGACGTGGTTGCAGCAGTTGGTCGAGGCGCACATTTCCGGACGTAGCAACCACGAGCATCGTTTGTGGGCACTGCTCATGCTCGAGTTATGGGCCGCTCGCTGGCTGCGATAG